TGCGTGGAGGCCGATGCATTCGAGTTTCTGCGCGACGCCGCCGCGCGCGGCGAACGGTACGACGTCATCGCGCTCGATCCCCCCGCCCTCGCCAAGAACCGCGGATCGGTGGACGGCGCCCTGCGCGGATACAAGGAGCTGAACCTGCGGGCGATGCGCCTGCTGGCACCGGGAGGCCTGCTGTTCACGGCGAGCTGCAGCTATCACGTGACGAAGCCGATGTTCCTCGACATCGTGCGCGAAGCGGCGGCCGACAGCCAACGCCCGATGATCCTGCGCGCGCTCACCGGACAGCCACTCGACCATCCTGAGGTGCTGACGATTCCGGAGACGGGCTACCTTAAGGGGCTGCTACTCGAGTGCGGCGACGCCCCTGGCATGCGGGACACCAGTACGTGCTCCGGCCCGCCTGCGTGATGCGCTGCACGACGGCGGCGCATCGCGGGCACGGGTGTCCCTCGCGGTCATAGACCTTGAACGGGCGGTCCAGCATTCCCGAGCGATAGCGACCCTGTCGCGCAAAACCGTCGGCAATGGCGGCCTTGATGCCGCGCACGAGCGCGCGCAGCTGCGGCGGCGTCAGCGACGATGCGCGACGCGCCGGATGGAGCCGCGCGCGCCAGAGTGCCTCGGCGACGTAGATGTTGCCAAGCCCGGCGACGATCCGCTGGTCCAGCAGCGCCGTCTTGATGGGCCCGGAGCGCCACGCTAGCGCGTCGTGGAGCAGCGCCGTGGTCAACGCGTCTGGCTCCGGGCCAAGCGCGAGGCGCGGCGGCGAGCCGGGCGCGTGGTACGTGGCCGCGCAGAGCGCCCGTGAATCGACCAGACAGAGTCGCGTTCCGTCACCCGCCGAGAAGACGATGCGCGCGTACGGCGGCAGCGAATCG
This region of Gemmatimonadaceae bacterium genomic DNA includes:
- a CDS encoding DNA-formamidopyrimidine glycosylase family protein, producing MPELPEVDAAAQLARRALVGRTVVAVRTHHASQRRSLPARDIRRIVGRVVVRVDRRGKHQHIILDDGAVVAVHFRMNGDWDVGHTADSLPPYARIVFSAGDGTRLCLVDSRALCAATYHAPGSPPRLALGPEPDALTTALLHDALAWRSGPIKTALLDQRIVAGLGNIYVAEALWRARLHPARRASSLTPPQLRALVRGIKAAIADGFARQGRYRSGMLDRPFKVYDREGHPCPRCAAVVQRITQAGRSTYWCPACQGRRRTRVAAP